The Engraulis encrasicolus isolate BLACKSEA-1 chromosome 4, IST_EnEncr_1.0, whole genome shotgun sequence genome includes a window with the following:
- the isg20 gene encoding apoptosis-enhancing nuclease: MDVSTSEISFGGGSVLFSWDLLNEQPRIYRCSATFSVSNKLKKKTRKRKAKEEPGEGIEANGSQKKRERLGTQEDVDTSVNLRSTSRVPSVGEHWEVDSGFSSEASPPNSGRCSPCVAAGCSARVVAVDCEMVGTGPGGRRSELARCSVLNYDGEVLYDQYIRPERPVTNYRTQWSGIRKEHLNHAVPFKKARSQIAAVLKDKVVIGHALHNDFKALQFSHPRHLIRDTSSSRALKLLVGEGSTHGCSLKSLSQRLLSRHIQVGKAGHCSVEDAQAALDLYKLVEQRWEQLCAEADSKDPQPQPFPFPSPTPAPNPEAALSKYMSDQYWPDHMDCSQP, encoded by the exons ATGGATGTGTCAACCTCAGAAATATCGTTCGGAGGGGGATCTGTGCTTTTCTCCTGGGACCTACTGAACGAACAGCCCCGGATATACAGATGTAGCGCTACCTTTTCTGTCAGCAATAAGCTGAAAAAGAAGACCAGAAAGCGGAAGGCCAAGGAAGAGCCAGGCGAAGGAATCGAAGCGAATGGCTCACAAAAGAAACGTGAACGACTTGGGACCCAAGAAGATGTTGACACGTCTGTCAACCTCCGGTCCACGTCGAGAGTTCCATCCGTGGGCGAGCACTGGGAGGTGGACAGTGGCTTCTCCTCGGAGGCGAGCCCACCCAACAGCGGCCGCTGCTCGCCCTGCGTCGCTGCCGGCTGCTCCGCCAGAGTTGTGGCCGTTGACTGTGAGATGGTGGGCACTGGCCCCGGGGGTCGGCGCAGCGAGCTGGCACGGTGTAGTGTTTTGAACTATGATGGTGAAGTACTGTATGATCAGTACATCCGACCGGAGCGACCCGTCACTAACTACCGCACGCAGTGGAGTGGCATTAGGAAGGAGCACCTGAACCATGCTGTTCCTTTCAAAAAGGCCCGGAGTCAG ATTGCTGCAGTCCTGAAAGACAAGGTGGTGATTGGCCATGCCCTTCACAATGACTTTAAGGCCTTGCAGTTCTCTCATCCTCGCCACCTGATCCGGGACACCTCGTCATCACGAGCCCTCAAGCTGTTGGTTGGCGAAGGTTCTACACATGGGTGCTCACTGAAGTCGCTATCCCAAAGACTGCTCAGTAGACATATTCAG GTTGGAAAGGCTGGCCACTGCTCGGTGGAGGACGCCCAGGCTGCTCTGGACCTCTACAAGCTGGTGGAGCAGAGGTGGGAGCAGCTGTGTGCCGAGGCTGACAGCAAGGACCCCCAGCCTCAAccattccccttcccctccccgaCCCCCGCCCCCAACCCAGAGGCGGCCCTCAGCAAATACATGTCCGACCAGTACTGGCCCGATCACATGGACTGTAGCCAACCCTGA